Proteins co-encoded in one Bacillota bacterium genomic window:
- a CDS encoding adenylate kinase: protein MRLVFLGPPGAGKGTQADILSEKTGLPHISPGDMFRKAVRDGTPLGRKAKEYMDAGQLVPDDVTVGIIREKITSQDCANGFILDGFPRNLRQAEALDEMMAGAGLALDAAIDFHVPAEVLIDRSVGRRVCKSCGATYHVAHNPSRAGSRCGACGGPLIQRDDDREETVRRRLEVYEEQTAPLVEFYRAKGLLRRVNGNQPFAAVTSEVEAVLSGVMGAAR from the coding sequence TTGCGGTTGGTTTTCCTGGGTCCTCCGGGCGCTGGGAAGGGCACGCAGGCCGACATATTGAGCGAGAAAACGGGCCTGCCCCACATATCACCCGGGGACATGTTTCGCAAGGCCGTGAGGGACGGCACCCCGCTCGGCCGCAAGGCCAAGGAATACATGGACGCAGGGCAGCTCGTTCCCGACGACGTTACGGTGGGGATCATCAGGGAGAAGATCACGTCACAGGACTGCGCGAATGGTTTCATTCTCGACGGTTTTCCGAGGAACCTGAGACAGGCCGAGGCGCTTGACGAAATGATGGCGGGCGCAGGACTCGCGCTGGACGCGGCGATCGATTTCCACGTCCCGGCTGAGGTGCTGATCGACAGGTCGGTGGGCAGGCGCGTGTGCAAGTCGTGCGGCGCCACCTACCACGTGGCGCACAACCCGAGCAGGGCCGGTTCCAGGTGTGGGGCCTGCGGCGGCCCGCTCATCCAGCGGGACGACGACAGGGAGGAGACCGTCAGGCGGAGGCTCGAGGTTTACGAGGAGCAGACGGCGCCGCTGGTCGAGTTCTATCGCGCGAAGGGATTGCTGAGGCGAGTGAACGGGAACCAGCCGTTTGCCGCGGTCACCTCGGAGGTCGAGGCCGTCCTGTCCGGCGTCATGGGGGCGGCGCGATGA
- the infA gene encoding translation initiation factor IF-1, with amino-acid sequence MAKEDVIEVEGTVVEPLPNAMFRVELDNGHKVLAHASGKIRMNFIRILSGDRVLVELSPYDLSRGRIVRRYK; translated from the coding sequence ATGGCCAAAGAAGACGTTATCGAGGTTGAGGGCACGGTCGTGGAGCCGCTTCCGAACGCCATGTTCCGCGTGGAGCTCGACAACGGGCACAAGGTGTTGGCACACGCGTCTGGCAAAATCCGTATGAACTTTATCCGGATCCTTTCGGGTGACCGCGTCCTGGTGGAACTGTCTCCGTACGACCTGTCGCGTGGACGGATAGTCAGAAGGTACAAGTAG
- the rpmJ gene encoding 50S ribosomal protein L36 encodes MKVRPSVRRICEKCKVVKRKGNVMVICKNPKHKQRQGN; translated from the coding sequence GTGAAAGTGAGGCCGTCTGTGAGGCGGATTTGCGAGAAGTGCAAGGTCGTCAAGAGAAAAGGAAACGTGATGGTTATATGTAAGAACCCCAAGCACAAACAGCGCCAGGGGAACTA
- a CDS encoding RNA-binding protein, protein MPGFRIGQVVTSKAGRDAGRSFVVLKIEETRVVLADGDVRKVENAKRKNVRHLIPHEFVSESIQSRIGRGDRVTNAELRRTIETWRRETAGEER, encoded by the coding sequence ATGCCGGGTTTCAGGATCGGCCAGGTGGTAACCTCGAAGGCTGGAAGAGACGCCGGCAGGAGTTTTGTTGTGCTGAAGATCGAGGAAACCCGTGTGGTCCTGGCCGATGGGGATGTCAGGAAGGTAGAAAACGCGAAGAGGAAGAACGTCAGGCACCTCATCCCCCACGAATTCGTATCGGAGTCGATCCAATCGAGGATCGGCCGGGGGGACCGCGTGACGAACGCGGAACTGAGGAGGACCATAGAGACCTGGCGGAGAGAGACGGCGGGAGAGGAGCGTTAG
- the map gene encoding type I methionyl aminopeptidase → MIIIKSPAEIRKMKAAGAVVAGALRQVRSLIAPGVRTADIDMVVKEFIVKSGAVPAFKGFKGFPASACVSVNEEVVHGIPGPRRLKDGDIVSVDVGAVLDGFVGDSSVTFTVGEVDDVTRRLIDVTRECLEKAIAACVPGGRLSDIGHAVQSHAEANGFSVVREYVGHGVGRSMHEDPQVPNFGPPGLGPLLRTGMTLALEPMVNVGGHGVRLLQNRWTVVTQDGSLSAHFEHTVAITDSGPVVLTVEE, encoded by the coding sequence ATGATAATCATCAAGTCTCCGGCGGAGATCCGCAAGATGAAAGCCGCGGGGGCTGTTGTGGCCGGGGCTCTAAGACAGGTTAGGAGCCTGATCGCTCCAGGCGTACGGACCGCGGACATTGACATGGTCGTCAAGGAGTTCATAGTGAAAAGCGGCGCGGTTCCGGCGTTCAAGGGGTTCAAGGGTTTCCCCGCCTCGGCGTGCGTTTCGGTCAACGAGGAGGTCGTACATGGGATTCCCGGCCCGCGCCGGTTGAAAGACGGCGACATCGTCTCGGTTGACGTGGGGGCCGTGCTGGATGGTTTCGTGGGAGACTCGTCGGTGACTTTCACGGTCGGGGAGGTCGACGACGTTACTCGCCGGCTGATCGACGTCACGAGGGAGTGCCTCGAGAAGGCGATCGCGGCGTGCGTTCCCGGCGGCAGGCTCAGCGACATCGGTCATGCGGTTCAGTCCCACGCGGAGGCCAACGGGTTTTCCGTGGTGCGCGAGTATGTAGGCCATGGCGTGGGGCGCAGTATGCACGAGGACCCGCAGGTCCCGAACTTCGGACCACCCGGGTTGGGCCCGCTCCTCCGGACCGGGATGACCCTGGCGCTGGAGCCGATGGTCAACGTGGGCGGCCACGGGGTCAGGCTGCTGCAGAACAGGTGGACGGTGGTGACGCAGGACGGCTCGCTGTCGGCGCATTTCGAGCACACCGTGGCGATCACGGATTCGGGGCCGGTGGTCCTGACCGTGGAGGAATGA
- the secY gene encoding preprotein translocase subunit SecY gives MLETLRGALRIGDLRRRIVFTFWMFLVFRAGAHVPVPGIKTEVISQLFKEGTIFAFLDMFSGGALKTFSIFAMSITPYINSSIIMQLLTIIIPSWEKLAKEEDGRKKLNEFTRYGTVVLALIQGFSMAIAISRMGALVQGGVMAIAIVVISLTAGTAFLMWLGEQITEKGIGNGISLIIFAGIISRLPSGLYSMVQYLLAGRIGIINIAVLLVIAAAVIAAIVWINEGERRIPVQYSKRVVGRKVYGGASTHIPMKINQAGVIPVIFASSVLAFPATIASFINAPWARAVEQLFDYRRPGYLIAYTVLILFFTYFYTAITFNPIEISNNMKKYGGFIPGIRPGKPTAEHLFKISNRITLAGSVFLAIIAILPNFVLTVTNIPGLQFGGTGLLIVVSVALETMRQIEAQMLLRHYQGFIK, from the coding sequence GTGCTTGAGACGCTGCGGGGTGCCCTGAGGATAGGTGACCTCCGGCGCAGGATAGTGTTCACGTTCTGGATGTTCCTCGTGTTCAGGGCGGGGGCGCACGTGCCGGTGCCGGGCATCAAAACCGAAGTGATCTCCCAGCTGTTCAAGGAAGGCACCATATTCGCTTTCCTGGACATGTTCTCCGGGGGCGCGCTGAAGACGTTCTCAATATTCGCTATGAGCATAACGCCGTACATCAACTCCTCGATCATCATGCAGCTCCTGACCATCATCATCCCGAGCTGGGAGAAGCTGGCGAAGGAAGAGGATGGACGCAAGAAGCTCAACGAGTTCACGCGGTACGGCACGGTCGTGCTCGCCCTGATCCAGGGCTTCAGCATGGCCATAGCGATAAGCAGGATGGGCGCGCTCGTGCAGGGTGGCGTGATGGCGATCGCCATCGTGGTCATCTCGCTGACGGCGGGGACGGCGTTCCTCATGTGGCTCGGCGAGCAGATAACGGAGAAGGGGATCGGCAACGGGATATCGCTGATAATCTTCGCCGGCATTATCTCGAGGCTCCCGTCGGGGCTTTACAGTATGGTGCAGTACCTGCTGGCGGGCCGCATCGGCATAATCAACATCGCGGTGTTGCTCGTCATCGCGGCCGCCGTGATCGCCGCGATCGTCTGGATTAACGAGGGTGAGCGCAGGATACCGGTCCAGTACTCGAAGAGGGTCGTCGGGCGCAAGGTTTACGGCGGGGCAAGCACCCACATACCGATGAAGATCAACCAGGCCGGCGTCATCCCCGTGATCTTCGCATCGTCGGTGCTGGCGTTCCCTGCCACTATAGCGAGCTTCATCAACGCGCCGTGGGCGCGGGCTGTCGAGCAGCTTTTCGACTACCGGAGACCCGGGTACCTGATTGCGTATACGGTTCTCATCCTGTTCTTCACGTACTTCTACACGGCGATCACATTCAATCCGATAGAGATATCCAACAATATGAAGAAGTACGGCGGGTTCATACCCGGGATAAGGCCCGGCAAGCCGACTGCGGAGCACCTGTTCAAGATCTCGAACAGGATCACCCTGGCCGGTTCCGTGTTCCTGGCGATCATCGCGATACTGCCGAACTTCGTACTTACGGTGACGAATATACCGGGGCTCCAGTTTGGCGGCACGGGCCTGCTCATCGTGGTCAGCGTCGCGCTGGAGACCATGAGGCAGATCGAGGCACAGATGCTGCTGCGGCACTACCAGGGATTTATCAAGTAG